The Moraxella osloensis genome contains a region encoding:
- the mpl gene encoding UDP-N-acetylmuramate:L-alanyl-gamma-D-glutamyl-meso-diaminopimelate ligase has translation MHIHILGICGTFMGSLALLARDLGHTVTGSDANVYPPMSTQLENAGVEIMQGYAASHLQPAPDLVIVGNAMKRGIEAVEYMLNERIAYTSGPQFLAEQVLQYRHVLAVAGTHGKTTTTTMLAWILHYAGIDAGFLIGGVPLVDTQDERLKKAFAHSSYLGSDKTADHEGYFVIEADEYDSAFFDKRSKFVHYRPTTAILNNLEYDHADIFPNLAAIQTQFHHMVRMIPSNGKIIMPADTESLEETLKKGCWTPIWRTAIASTNPQADWQAKLVKQDGSQYEVMFDGHKEQVNWQMSGLHSVNNGLVAIAAAYNVGVSVAQACEALSNFAGIKRRMELVGTIDDNGKHIEVYDDFAHHPTAIETTLDGAKKRFADNPNRKIWAVIEPRSNTMKLGTHQGLLAPSASIADQVIWYQPANLDWSVVDAIGNAANQQVMTSTDAIIKHIAAHIGDDDAVIVMSNGGFEGIHGRLVKALQQA, from the coding sequence ATGCACATTCATATTCTTGGTATTTGTGGTACCTTCATGGGTTCGTTGGCGCTGCTTGCGCGTGACCTTGGACATACCGTGACAGGCTCAGACGCCAATGTCTATCCACCAATGTCCACCCAGCTTGAAAATGCGGGTGTTGAGATTATGCAAGGGTATGCCGCTAGTCATTTACAACCTGCCCCTGATTTGGTGATTGTCGGCAATGCCATGAAGCGCGGCATCGAAGCGGTTGAATATATGCTCAATGAGCGTATTGCTTATACCTCAGGTCCGCAGTTTTTGGCAGAGCAGGTATTGCAATACCGTCATGTATTAGCCGTGGCAGGCACGCATGGCAAAACCACCACTACCACGATGCTGGCGTGGATTTTACACTATGCAGGCATTGATGCCGGCTTTTTGATTGGTGGCGTGCCACTTGTTGATACCCAAGATGAACGCCTAAAAAAAGCGTTTGCCCACAGTAGTTATTTGGGTAGTGATAAAACTGCGGATCATGAAGGTTACTTTGTCATCGAAGCGGATGAGTATGACAGTGCTTTTTTTGATAAACGCTCTAAGTTTGTTCACTATCGCCCAACCACCGCAATTTTAAACAACCTTGAATACGACCACGCCGATATCTTCCCTAACCTTGCCGCCATCCAAACCCAGTTCCATCACATGGTACGCATGATACCGTCAAATGGCAAAATCATCATGCCAGCAGATACCGAAAGCTTGGAAGAAACCCTTAAAAAAGGCTGCTGGACACCGATTTGGCGGACAGCGATTGCTAGCACTAATCCCCAAGCGGATTGGCAAGCCAAGCTAGTGAAACAAGATGGCAGCCAATACGAAGTCATGTTTGATGGTCACAAAGAACAAGTCAATTGGCAGATGAGCGGGCTACATAGCGTCAATAATGGTTTAGTGGCAATTGCGGCAGCCTACAATGTTGGCGTATCGGTTGCACAAGCCTGTGAAGCCTTATCCAATTTTGCTGGTATCAAACGCCGTATGGAGCTGGTCGGCACAATTGATGACAACGGCAAGCATATAGAAGTTTATGACGACTTTGCCCACCACCCAACCGCCATTGAAACCACGCTTGACGGTGCCAAAAAACGTTTTGCGGATAACCCAAACCGTAAAATCTGGGCAGTGATTGAACCGCGTTCAAATACCATGAAACTGGGTACCCACCAAGGTTTGCTTGCGCCATCAGCGAGTATCGCCGACCAAGTCATTTGGTATCAACCTGCCAATCTAGATTGGTCTGTCGTCGATGCAATTGGCAATGCTGCCAACCAACAAGTGA
- the gdhA gene encoding NADP-specific glutamate dehydrogenase — protein sequence MKSSELLSILKQCHSNEPEFIQAVEEFWEDIAAVYDQSTVYQHLNLFDRLTNPDRVIQFRINWEDDQGNVQVNRGWRVQFNNALWPYKGGIRFHPSVNLSVLKFLGFEQIFKNALTGLPMGGGKGGSDFDPKGKSDAEIRRFCYAFMRELAPYIGADIDVPAGDIGVGSREINYMFAMYKTLNREFTGVLTGKTVGQGGSLIRTEATGFGLVYFLQNMLEAHHDGLMAKTVLVSGAGNVSLHAAQKCIELGAQVVTLSDSKGTLYLKHGFSLEQIEALKTYKAQDKRLKDFVGTSDDAEWIEGSRPWHIKADIALPCATQNEINGHDAQNLVNHGVKYVAEGANMPSDADAIAIFQSNGVIYAPGKASNAGGVAVSGLEMSQNSVRQYATFAVLDEQLKTIMKNIHDDCFNHGKQADGSIDYKKGANLAGFNKIAKAMVNYGIF from the coding sequence ATGAAAAGTAGTGAGTTATTAAGCATTTTAAAGCAGTGTCATAGCAATGAGCCAGAGTTTATCCAAGCGGTCGAAGAATTCTGGGAAGATATCGCAGCGGTTTATGACCAATCCACTGTTTATCAACACCTTAATCTATTTGACCGCTTAACCAACCCTGACCGTGTTATTCAATTTCGTATCAACTGGGAAGATGACCAAGGCAATGTTCAAGTCAACCGCGGTTGGCGTGTGCAATTTAACAATGCATTATGGCCTTACAAAGGCGGTATCCGTTTTCATCCCAGTGTGAATCTTTCGGTACTAAAATTTTTAGGGTTTGAACAAATCTTTAAAAACGCATTGACCGGTCTGCCCATGGGTGGGGGTAAAGGCGGTTCAGACTTTGACCCAAAAGGTAAATCAGACGCCGAAATCCGTCGATTTTGCTATGCCTTTATGCGGGAATTAGCGCCCTATATTGGTGCAGATATAGACGTACCGGCGGGTGATATCGGTGTCGGTAGCCGCGAAATTAATTATATGTTCGCCATGTATAAGACGCTTAATCGTGAGTTTACCGGGGTATTAACCGGTAAGACGGTGGGACAAGGTGGTAGCTTGATTCGTACCGAGGCAACGGGGTTTGGTCTGGTTTATTTTTTACAAAATATGCTAGAAGCCCATCATGACGGCTTGATGGCTAAGACTGTCCTGGTCTCAGGTGCGGGCAATGTATCGCTACATGCGGCACAAAAATGTATTGAGCTTGGCGCGCAGGTAGTGACATTATCAGACTCAAAAGGCACCTTGTATCTCAAGCATGGCTTTAGCTTAGAGCAAATTGAAGCGCTCAAAACTTATAAAGCGCAAGATAAACGTTTAAAAGACTTCGTCGGCACCAGTGATGACGCAGAATGGATCGAGGGTAGCCGCCCATGGCATATCAAAGCCGATATTGCCCTACCTTGCGCCACCCAAAACGAAATCAATGGGCACGATGCGCAAAATCTGGTCAATCATGGCGTGAAATACGTGGCAGAAGGTGCCAACATGCCCAGTGATGCCGATGCCATCGCCATCTTCCAAAGTAATGGCGTCATCTATGCGCCGGGAAAAGCCTCGAATGCCGGTGGGGTCGCGGTATCAGGTCTTGAGATGTCACAAAACTCGGTACGTCAATACGCAACCTTTGCGGTGCTTGATGAGCAATTAAAAACCATCATGAAAAATATCCATGACGATTGTTTTAACCATGGCAAACAAGCGGATGGGAGCATTGATTATAAAAAAGGCGCTAATCTAGCAGGTTTTAACAAGATTGCTAAAGCCATGGTGAATTACGGCATTTTTTGA
- a CDS encoding RNA-guided endonuclease InsQ/TnpB family protein, translating to MKTLKLRIRDKHKDQLNRLSGSVNFVWNYVNALSYEHLKRTGKFFSAYDLNDYTKGSGELLGLHSQTIQAINETHAKARKQFKKAKLSWRTNNPTSKRKSLGWLPFKQSAIKHIATHQTGKKGLKSTLQLSLAKGQKLVIDLWDSYNLSLYQINTLEVVQDSRNRWYACITVKDYPKTQCGTGSVGIDLGLKDSATTSSGDKLTIKQTLKYAKDLAIAQRAKNKQRVKAIHAKIKNTRQDLIHKFTTQLVKDNALIVVGDVKTTQFNSKKGKLAKSVYDAGWFELKRQLTYKCENAGCRFEIVNERYTTQRCSCCGQIDRNSPKGRAGLRIREWTCAMCGTWHDRDINASRNILAVGLGRLGAGIPLL from the coding sequence TAAGCGGTTCGGTGAATTTCGTATGGAACTACGTTAATGCGTTAAGCTATGAGCATCTTAAGCGTACTGGCAAGTTCTTTAGTGCTTACGACCTAAACGACTACACCAAAGGTAGCGGTGAACTACTTGGCTTACACTCGCAAACCATTCAAGCCATCAATGAAACCCATGCCAAAGCTAGAAAACAATTCAAAAAAGCTAAGTTATCATGGCGAACCAACAACCCAACATCAAAACGTAAATCATTAGGCTGGCTACCCTTTAAACAATCTGCCATTAAGCATATTGCCACGCACCAAACAGGCAAAAAGGGCTTAAAATCCACCTTGCAACTAAGCCTAGCCAAAGGACAAAAACTAGTCATTGACCTATGGGACAGCTACAACCTTAGCCTATATCAAATTAACACCCTTGAGGTCGTCCAAGACAGCCGTAACCGTTGGTATGCCTGTATCACCGTCAAAGACTACCCCAAGACACAATGCGGTACAGGCAGTGTAGGCATTGACTTAGGGCTTAAAGACAGTGCCACTACCTCAAGCGGTGACAAACTCACCATCAAGCAAACGCTCAAATATGCCAAAGATTTAGCCATTGCTCAACGAGCTAAAAACAAACAACGTGTCAAAGCGATCCATGCCAAAATCAAAAATACACGCCAAGACCTCATCCATAAATTCACCACCCAATTAGTCAAAGACAATGCCCTAATCGTGGTCGGTGATGTGAAAACCACCCAATTTAACAGTAAAAAAGGCAAACTCGCCAAATCGGTTTACGATGCAGGCTGGTTTGAACTGAAACGACAACTGACCTACAAATGCGAGAACGCAGGTTGCCGTTTTGAAATCGTGAATGAGAGATACACGACCCAGCGATGTTCGTGTTGCGGTCAAATTGACCGCAATAGTCCGAAAGGTAGAGCAGGCTTGCGAATAAGAGAATGGACTTGTGCAATGTGTGGCACATGGCATGATAGAGATATTAATGCCAGTCGGAACATTCTTGCGGTCGGGCTTGGCCGTCTGGGAGCAGGAATCCCCTTGCTTTAG